Below is a window of Brassica napus cultivar Da-Ae chromosome A5, Da-Ae, whole genome shotgun sequence DNA.
TGTTTCTTTCATGGACAAGTTTGGACAGCTGAGGAACAAAATGACCTGCATAGCTTTCTCCAACAATGTAAAAGTCTCTGTGTTTGTATTGTGGAAACCTCTCAAACCAGTTGACAAGAAATCTATAGGAATCTTCAGCTGCAGATTCCATCAAAGACAATCAGAGGGTCTGAAAAAATAAGGTTATGAGAGACAGCAAAGAGTTGTTGTTGTTACCAGTTCTCTGATCACCGGTTGTGTAAAGATCTGAAGTTGAGTTTGTATATGAGAAACCAACTCCAGCTGGAGACTCCAAGAAGAGCAAGTTCGCCACTGAGAAAGAGAAAACAAATCTGAGGAGCCATTCATTGGAGAGAGACTTGTAGAAAGTATCTTACATTTGTTCCAAGCATAGAGTTTGTTATATAGAGTTTTCCCATCAGACCCAACACGAAAAGGACCAACTTCTTCAGTAGCACCATAAGCAACAGAGGAACAACCTGGACCTCCATTGAGCCACAGGACCAAAGGTCGAGACTTCGGGTCACGGGTCGTTGGGGACTCGACCAGCCAGTAGAACAAAGCTCTTCCACGTTGTTCGTTCACGGTGACGTAACCTGAGTACTGTCTGAAATCGACGTTACTAGGCTGTCCAGGTAACTGAGTGATCCTGTCTCTCTTTTGTTCTTCTACGTATGTggaagaagagacaaaacttgAAGAAACTGCGAGTAAGAGAGAGAGTAGAAGAAGATGAGAGTAACCCATGAAGTCAGATCTAAGAGATTTAGATCTAGAACTCTTGGATTCCCCTCACGATTGGGAAGATTTTTTCAGAGAGTAAGAGAAGGAGTAGGAGACATTTAATGTTCTCGAAGTCAAACTTACAGCTACTTAACAGATCAGTTCACCACTAGCTAACTGAGAAACTGAAATACTTTGGCAGTTTGACCCTAAAATACTTTTAtagttattttctttcctttttggtAAAAAGGTGTATTTTGGTAAAACAAAATtgcttttttctcttctttttctgggtataaaaatgtattttggtaAAACAAAGATGATTTGAcaggtttttattttattttaactaattatATGTACGTAAGCACAACTAATCCATCAGATGAACAATATCAATGACTAATCTGATACTATCATGGTCGACCCTGAAATTTTGGAAGCCGTAGGCGATTTAGtaaagattttaataaaaaaattttttttgtaaatttggaAGCATATGTTTATGTTATTTTGCTCAAAAAAATTAGAGGTTATATGGGAATGTTTTATTCAGTTTGGTCCAGGACTGGCCATGGATACTATTGCTctgttaaattatttgatagttagttatttggtttagtTTAATTACTAGAATAATCTCAACTCTAATTACCTTTTCATTGAATAACTCATGATACTTCAAACATGGTCTATATATACATAACTCACGACCAAACTGTAATAATTTAAGAGAAAATGACCAACTTCTATGTGGTTCTTAATTGGGAGGAGATCAAAAGTTATCAAGTGCAAATAGGAGAAACGTGTCCTTTAGTGTCCAGCTTCACATTGGAGCATGAAGCTGTTGAGACGACATCTTGTTGAGTTTGGTCGACTAGTTTAACGTTTTGCATTGAAATGCCTTGACATGGGATGCTTTTGCTGCACTCAAATTTAACAGCTACGGGTCTTGAGCTCGTCCCTTGTATGTTTTTGTACAACACATTGCTTACTTGCACCGCAGATTTCTACCACATATCTCATATCAGTTTTTATTGCTATTGTTACTATAACTGTGTAGAAAAAGATTTGTTTATTTGGTTCAAACCTGTTGGGGACATGATTCAACACGATCACAATAGTCCTGGTTGATGATTATTGGGTTCGTGACGTTTTTCATTATGATGTCTtggaatatgatattttttgccACTCCATGTCCTCCCTGTTCATGAATAGTTGTGATAGTTAATGTCTTCTTAATTAAAACATCATCCTAAGTTTAATTGttaaataacagaaaatattgACTACCACATTTGAAACATCATCCTATAAATTAATCGAGTGATGGGGATTTACCTGCCAAGTCTTGATTCTCACACCATTAGTGGTTCCTATAAGAGTCGCTTTGTTGACCACCACATTTGAAACATATGCTTCTGAGTTATTTGCTCCCAAACTCCCAATGCTATAAAAACAGTAGTTACGTAGTCAACAGTCAGCACATGGTTTTAACCTTATATTCTTTGAAATTTGACATATATAGAGACCAAATAAAATGCTTGTGTTAGAGCGcctaaaatcatttttaaaacattgaatctaattttactatatattttaataacatgTAGCATCGAATTATTTTGAGcatctcttaatttttttttctgaattaaaATCGTTGGTTTCaagttgataaaaattagttggTAGCTCCCCAACAAAGAAGTTGACAAATAGAGTGTTGGTATAGAGCATGTTTGCTAAAGATAAGATGAAAACGAAAACTTTAGGTGAAAATAAGGAGAGAGATGGTTAGACCTGATTCCATGACCTGGTCCGCATGTAATGCCCGTCGCTCTCACATTCTCCGACCCACTCACTATCGATATACAATCATCACCTTCATCACCAAAAACAAATCCAACACATTTATTTATTatccaaaagaaaacaaacaaatattatatagcTCACTTGTTTTCCTTTACTATATCAAACACATATCTTATAAGAAAAGCAATTCGAGTGTAAAGTttgatatgaaaatatctaatttCCTCATATTGCaaagttaataataataataactgtaatcagaagaagagaagttcAAAAGTAAACTGTTTTATAGgaataatttcatttatctATTAACTTCTtgaaaattttgacaaaacgaTACGAAAGTAGGGAGTACATTTAACATCTAAAAAGAATTATTACCAGTACGGATGATAGAATCTTGAATGAGGATATTGCGAGTTCCGGTAACGTGAATCCCATCAGTGTTAGGACTATTACCCGGAGAGGTGACCATAAGATTCAAAGCCTTCACGTTTTCGCAATCCTGAAACGTCATATGCATTTGCTGTGCGTTTTCCAACCTAATGTTACTTACCATCAAGTTCTTGCACTCCACAAACGTAACCGCCTGCCACATTAGTTTATTTAATCACATTAAttcattatttaatatttataagtagCAATAAGGTAAGGGCGTTTGAGGTTCTCACCGTTGGAGCACCCAGGCATGGCTGTTTAACGAAAAGAAAATGGTATTCAATATCAGTTTCTAGAGTTTTAAGTCCTTTATGACTTATGAGACAATGATCCGAATTAAGAACTTACAAGATTAGGATTGATCTTGCAAGAATTTGGCCACCATTTATTTCCATTACCGTCGATGCGTCCACCTCCTTCAACACGAAGGTTATTTACAGCTTCAAAAACAATCCAGAGCCTACGTTCCTTGTAGGCTGATGGATCTTTCCATGCCTCAATCTTTCCGTAAATCTAATTCGCATTCACAAGAAGTTATAAATAAGATGATGAAACGTTATACATAAAACAATAACTAAGCCTATACTTGCATTGGCTTATATCTTaccttaaaaacaatcaatgaTGATTTGCATGGACCGGAGAATTTGACCGACTTAAGAGTGTAAGCTCTACTTTTCGGAACCACGACGTAAACTGTCCCGGTTGATGAACAAGCTGCGTTCCAAGCTTTCTTGAATGCCTacaatatatttcatattaaaattgaatataaaattttaattgattgtATTTTCCATAGAAAAACATTACGGTTACCTGAGAATCGTCGTTTCCGTTGGCTTTAGCACCG
It encodes the following:
- the LOC106452859 gene encoding polygalacturonase QRT2; this translates as MYQKTIILLTILSASLRFCSSSYPFDPRYDQSMSPDLYLETNHLHGHITRNNHMKNRHGYAPASSPRAFNVKSFGAKANGNDDSQAFKKAWNAACSSTGTVYVVVPKSRAYTLKSVKFSGPCKSSLIVFKIYGKIEAWKDPSAYKERRLWIVFEAVNNLRVEGGGRIDGNGNKWWPNSCKINPNLPCLGAPTAVTFVECKNLMVSNIRLENAQQMHMTFQDCENVKALNLMVTSPGNSPNTDGIHVTGTRNILIQDSIIRTGDDCISIVSGSENVRATGITCGPGHGISIGSLGANNSEAYVSNVVVNKATLIGTTNGVRIKTWQGGHGVAKNIIFQDIIMKNVTNPIIINQDYCDRVESCPQQKSAVQVSNVLYKNIQGTSSRPVAVKFECSKSIPCQGISMQNVKLVDQTQQDVVSTASCSNVKLDTKGHVSPICT